The window GGGTTTACGCCCAAAAGTTTCGCGATGGAATCGGTCACCTGGGCGAGAAATGCTTTTGCTGCATGCCCTGCTTCGTGATTCGAATTGGCGTTGCCAATAAACCTGCGTTCAACTTCGCAGAATCGTTGCAAGGCTTCTTCGCATGCCGGGGTGTTTGCCGTGTAGTCAAAATAGGGCATAGCGAAAGTAAAGATAGAAAATTATTCTGTGCCTTCCATCTCGTTAATCAGCTGGATGTTGTACAGCTTTTGCACCTGTAAAATATCGAGGATCACGGCGATGCGCTCGTAAGTCGTGCCCTTGTCGATCTTGATGGCGACAGGGGATTTCTTGTTCTGCACCGTAGCGGCTTTTTCGCGGAGCTCGTCGGGCGTGCCACGCTGGCCGTTAAATGCGAGTTCCGTCTCCGAAAGCTCGATGTACAGACCCTCGGGCGTGTCGCGCTTGACCTCGCTCTGCGTTTCCGGCAAAATCAGTT of the Fibrobacter sp. UWP2 genome contains:
- a CDS encoding biopolymer transporter ExbD is translated as MAKRTRRIRPDMTPLIDCVFLLLVFFLVTSVFKQDESVLKLILPETQSEVKRDTPEGLYIELSETELAFNGQRGTPDELREKAATVQNKKSPVAIKIDKGTTYERIAVILDILQVQKLYNIQLINEMEGTE